The window TAAAAGGTTATAACGCCAGAGGCCTAGAGGCAATGACAAACAAAGGGCACTGGTGGCAGACACCTAGAAGCATCCTCTTGAGGAAGAGCCCAGTATTGATCCCATGGACTTTTTACCAAAATTTAACCCATGTCAGGGCTCACTGTATCATTATTACTTTATAGGAGACTCCAGGGAACCACATATCAGGCTCTCAATTGAGTCAGAGAAGCTTGGGGCTTTAGTGATAAGAAAGAGTTCCAGGTTTCTGAAACAAGCTTTTTACTTTAATAATCAAAGCAGTAAACAAGTTTTGTTGCTAGATAAGTCAATTTAAACTAGTTTTGCAGAAAGAGCTAGTCAAAAACTAAGAAACAGATAATGaccacattaataataatatttcctaGAATGCAATGATGTacttgggagggaggaaaggaaggagtgaTATGGTGATATAAATTCAACTAAGGGTGTATACTCTGGAAATTGCTGTGAAAACAAGACATTTTCTTAAGTGAATATATAGAACTGCTGCCCAGAATTAAAGTATTCCAAACTTCTCATTACAACTATGATTTTCCATAAAGCAAGACCCCCACCAAATAAAATGGATGTATGTGGTTGAAGTCTTCTCTGTACCTTGCTCGAGTAAGAGCCACATTAAGACGCCTGGGatcatttaaaaatccaattccTTGGTGTTCATTGGCTCTCACACAGGAAAGGATGATGAAGTCCTTTTCTCGTCCCTGGAATGCATCGACACTAGCTATTTCCACTTCCTGAAAAGAGAACCACCATATAATGGTCAGCTTTGGCAAGATTCTAGAAATGCAGTATACTACCTTTGAAATCTctcttaagtgcctactatgtataaaCTACTTTAGTTTGTCCGGGCCCTGCGTATATAAAGATCAAAACTGAAAACAAGTCCTTTGTTTTTATAGAACTTTTAAACTACTGACAGATATAACATGCATGTGAAATAAAACAATGAAGGACAGGATAGAATCTGGACACTATGAAAAAGCTAAATttaggaggcagctagatagcacagtagatagagcaccagccctgaagtcaggaggacccaagttcaaatctgacctcaaacacttaatacttccttgctgtgtgatgTGACAAATCACTAAAGCCCAATTGcttcagtaaaaagaaaaaagaaaaaaaaaaaaaaaaaaaaaaaagaaagaaaaaaaaaaagataaatttctatgtTATACCTGGTAGAGTTTTGTATGCAGAGAGCCGCTAAATTGCATGTATTGTACCAGATAAGATCGTTGACCCTCATAAGGTGTAATAATACCAATCTGATCTGGTTTGGCACCAGCTTTTAGGAGCTTTGTAGTTATCTTTTCCACATTGGCTGCTTCCgttctgaaaaaaaacaaacacatttatTAGATTTTGGCCATTTTTACTTGGTAGGCACTACATAtgatatttttgtgtgtgtttacacacacatacacatacactcacctaatatatacaattataatcTCCACTAAACTCTCCCCCTGTCCTTCCCCCAGTTGAGAAGCATGAATGGAATCCTGAATCCTTCAGAATAGTCTCCCCAGGGCAAATTCTGATAGGTTCTTCCCAAACTAGAAAGACTAAGTAGAGGCCCAGTCATCTAAGCATCAATCTAGTTAACTTTAGCAAGATTAATGCAAAAGGGAATTGGTTTCATTTGTTGCCAACAATGAAAAACATCCTCCCTAAAGGTCCACTTTTGCTACCGGGAAAcgatccctccccccaccccatcagtcatttagaaaataaataactaaggaataaaagaattgtaaatgatATTGGCTAAGAGAGCATTTATGCATTAAAACACAGATCTATACAGTATTATAACTCACACAAAAGATCACTAAGTATTATAAAAGAACAAGGAATGGGGCATAAGTAGGTATCTTGTGGGAGTTTAATTGGTTATCAATGAGATTTGAGAAACATTCAAAGATTTATagatttcttaaaggaaaaaacttATAGGTCAATTTACCTGTTCAAATAAGAAGTGCCTGAACTGGCAATTTCTTCTTGGCCTTGGGTCACATAAAAGAACATTGGTTTATCTGGCTGGGGCCACTGGAAATCAAATCCCTTTTTCACACGATCAGctataattggaaaagaaagaagccaCCTGTCATATGTTACGTTTCAAGTCTAGAACTCTATCATTACTAAGGTCAGGGCTAAACAGGATTGGTTTGCTACTAAAAAATACTAGCCCTACACAGACACATATTGACTCCCTACAGTGCTAACAGACTCTTCCAAACATCTGAAGTCatttaagcaatttataaataaaatctatactGACACAGGGActgtatataaagatataaaactttctAATTGCTAAAAGATCAAGGAGTGAATTCCTATGGGTAGGAAAAAAAGTATAGATCTGAAATTTAACTGTCTGTGATGTTCACTGGCCCCCAGTGGTATGGAAAGCTCCTTTACCTGCAGTGACGCCATTCTGAAGGGAACCCTCATAGAAGATATTAGATGGGAAAGCACTAAGGGCAGGATGCATCCGATACTGGACTTGTAGGCGGATTGGACGGATCCCCAACACCACTAGCCGCTCAAATAGGGACTGAGACAAGCCTGCTTTTGCAGCTTTCTTGCACATGACTACAGGCCCCAGCTGGCAATGATCTCCTACTAGGATCAGCTGTACcgtgaaaagagaaaatggataacTTTTATTCATCTCAAAGAACATGCACAAGAAAGAGGCACACAATACAATAATACTCTCAAATTCAGCACCCTATTTTCTAACTTCTTGACAATAAAACGAAAATTTTTTTGGTTCACAAAGAATTCTACTTTACCTGTTTGGCTCCGAGAACAACTGGTACCATACACTCTGGTTCAGTAGCCTGAGTGCTTTCATCAATTAAAATGGATCGGAACTGCATCTTGGCAAGCCTTGGATCACCTGCTCCCACACATGTGCAACAGATCACATCTGCATTCTgggtaacaacaaaattataaacaagTTAAACCTCCCATATCTGGTTAAAAGCATATCCCTTAGACAACGATGTACACATAATTTAATACAGATTCTACAAAAGTATtacttttggggggaaaaagtgtGTTTTTTCGGCTCTATCTTCCATTTGATGTGCTTTCTAACCCAAATTTCTCACTAGCTTGTTAAGCAATATCCTCCTAGGCAGAAATCAGTTCTCAATGCCacttaacaaaatatattaaattcacttgaaaatgaatagcaaaactatattctcagatattttaaaatttctatttttaaaagccttttattttcatagcattcatccttgcaaaactttgtgttccaaatttttctccctctcttcctcccaccccctccgagatagcaagtgatccaatatatgttaaacatgcaatttttcGATACTTATGTCCACAATTATCaagctgcaaaagaaaaatcaaatcaaaaaggaaaaaatgagaaaggaaacgaAATTCTTTCATTCAGCTCCCATAACTTTTAAAGAAACCTGTATACCTCATATTCAATATTTAAGGTACTCTCCccttataatttttcctttaatggTCTTTCTCTgagcagaaatgaaaaaaaaaaaaaaagtagtaattaCATAACACAtaggtcaggggtcctcaaactttttaaatagggggccagttcattgtccctcaagactgttggagggccagactatagtaaaaacaaaaattttgttttgtgggctttaaataatgaaacttcatagccctgggtgagggagataaacgtccttagctgctgcatctggcctgcgggcagtttgaggacccctggctagGTCAAGTAGTTTCtagttgttttgaaaataagacttCAAGTAAACAATGCAAACCTAATACCAGGCAAAAGGCTTCACCTATAGAATGAGCAGACGTAAATTGATTCTATGATATCAaagttagaagagaccttagatgAAAAACAGTTCATAAGCAATACCTGGAGAGTTTATTCTCTCTCTATGATACACTTCGGTAACCATGTAGCTTTTGCCTGAAGAGTTCTAGAGAGGGGGAACTCAAGAGTTCTGAATAACTCTAATTGTTACAAAGCTTAAATTCTGCTCCTCATTCCTAGTCCTCATACTTTGTACATTTTTGTATAATTGTTAGCTCATCTCTCCAGGTTTATCTAAGTATACCAGCTGTGTTTatagtttcttattttctcttttctgtttaaaGCCTTTTTAATTAAGTTGCTAGGACACCAGACTATGTGCTCTTGCTCACTCTCGCCGTGGCCTGGAGCCTATCATTGCTACACATTAAGTCATGGTCCAGAAAACCAGATCCTATGAAGAACCAAATTTTTAGTGACCTGTTCACTTCCTAAAACTGTCCCTCTCATGAAGCCTGTGCTGTGACTGGGCAGTAGTGAGGTTGATAAGGTCCTCTCAGTTGGTCTCACCACACCAGAACCAGCACTTCTAGTGcaggaactgttttctttttagtCTCTATACCCCAGTCCAAAGCACCAGTGCTTAGTACAGCCTGGGCGCTTAACAGTGGCTAATGTGAGCTGATAAAGCACTTACCATGAGCAGTTCTCGCTCAGCTGTGCGTTTCAATGCTCGGTAACGCTTTTCATCAGCAGATGAAAGTTCACCTGTTTCATCTTTCAGTTGTTGTAGCTTCTGGAGTTCAGGCATACTGTAATACAGAATGATAAGCATTTGTAAGTAACTGTTCCTCCACACCATTAGACAAAAGAAAATTCTGGCTCATTATAATCCTTTATCAGATGAAGCATTCTAGAGAGTGACCCAACTTCTACACAGCCTATGCACAACTTCTTACCTATCCATATTCCTGATCTGGTTGTGCAGTGCCAAAAAAGATACAGGAGAATCAATTGCTTCCCGGCTTTTAGCACAAAGACGAACAACTTTCAGTCCAGTCTGATGAATCTTCTCAGTCAACTGATCCACAGCTATATTGCTTGGAGCACAAACTAGCACAGgcctgaaaaatagaaaagtctcATCATTCAAATCCATGATAAAACCAACACAAATAAGATatcttgtgattttattttattagaatgtGAAATACAGTATTAATGCAGAATCCACAATTTCCTATGGTTTAGTTAAATGACACACCCAGTGTATTAGTTtgtgtcaaaggcaagatttgaaagcACACCTTCTGACTTGGAGCCCAGCACGCCATTTCCTATTCTTTTATAAGACACTACAATACACTCTCACCTgggagaggtggaaaggggaacAAGATGGACAGGACCCAAGCAAACAGCACTAGTCAGAAATGTTAATATGAATAGAGCAGTATacacaagggataatgttgccaCTCTGTACCAACAACAATGTGAGATCAAATAAGCCAAGTGCCTAAGGTAGCCAGTGGCACAGGGGACAGAATACTGACTAGGAGGTTAATCAGTTGTATGGCCCTGGGCCGGTCAGCCTTTCcctctcaaggttgttttgaAGTCTATGAAATGTTTTGGAAAACTAAAAGCACTGTATAATGAAATGCACACTCTAAAGgcctgtttcattctttgtattattACCTCCAAAGTCTAGCACATGGTGGCTTACAGGTGCTTTATTTATGCCTGTTGATTCCTTTGACATTTAACTTTATTCTATCATTATTTGCGTTTGTACAAAGCATTGTACATAAACATACCCATTGCCTTGCCTAGCCAAATGGTAGACAATTGTAGCTGATGTGACAGTCTTTCCTGTACCAGGTGGTCCCTGGATGAGGCTCAAAGGTCGTTGCAAAACAGTCTTTACTGCATATAcctaagggggaaaaagaggCTGTTCATTAAAACCAAGCAAAGGattcttttagatttttaaattcctgCTTAAATGCCAAGATATCAATAATTTATTGGGTTTGTTGAAAATGAAGACCTGAGAATGATTGAGGTCAGGGAGTCCTTGTGCTGTAAAACGTTTTGGCAGCTGGCATTTAATAATCACATCCTCTACTTCATGACCCAACAGTTTGTGGTAAATGTAGCCAGAGACTGAGGTTTCATCCACAGCAAATGTTTTTAATGCACTCTGCATCCTGAAAAGAAAGATACCCGAGTTTAGAGACATTATAATCAGAACCAATTTTACCAGCTTCCAAAATCACAAAGTAGGATCCTGAGACCATTAATCACATGGTGAAGGCATTCAGAGATGGTGAATTTGTCTAGACTTTCAATGTCAGATTTTGTAAAGGATACAGAAAATTTAGAATAGAGTCAGAAAGAGGTGACCAGGAAACCCAAGATAACTGTCACCAGaatgaaggggaggagggggaatcCCCCAGAAATTATGGAATTACAGCAAGGCAGAATTTGTTTCAGTTAGGAAGAATTTCCTACCAATGAAAAAGcaggtcaaaaatggaatgagttCCACTGAAATGCAGTAAGCTCCAAGTCAGTAGTTTATACATCAGGGATGTTGTTTATAAATGGAATTGATTCTTTAGGTATAGATTAGACTGAATGGCCTTTGAGAGCCCTTCAAACTTCTAAGAATATATGGATTTAAGCTTAAGAACAAGGAATTCCAACAGATCAACTCCAACACTACATACAATACATACCTGTCAAATGAAGTGGACTTCCATACAAAATCCACTTGGAAGTTATGAGTAACTTCTACAGGGGCTCCAACACTACTCCTCAATTCAATTGCAATTTCATCTCCATAATCTGGACATCTGAGTTAAGTTGACTTACTCAAAAATTATTGGACTCTAACCAGAAGTACAAATTCTCAAAACTACaaattgtttaaagaaacaaTACAATCTGTTTCtatctataacaaaaaaaatttatttgtggGTTTCCAAACAGGTCTTCTTGGATAATGGCTCCAGTGCTAACTTTTTCTCCTAATCTTGTCTCCTACCAGCCCTCTTTACTGGTTCAGACACATCCAGATGCATTAATCACTACTCCCCCGAAACATTTTAGGCCTCGAGAGTATGTTTTAATAGACAAATTGTTTAAAGACTTTCCCCTGCCCAATAAAGTACCCGTGTTCTCAAGGTCTTGATCTCCCTGACTACTACTCCTACCTCCCACTAAATCATTTCTTGCTGACCGTTAAAAGGATCTAATTTTCTTCTATAGCTAAATGCTTCTCTGCCAAAGAAGCCACATATCAAAAcaactttttctcttccccactaGAACCTGGCTCTGTCTCATCTTTTTCATCTCtgatctcccctcccctccccttcctttagGGACACAATTAGCCCTACTCACTGTGGTCTCCTTCACTTTGTAGGTCTAGGACCTGTAAATTAAATCTCTTCTCCTTTTGCTGATCAAGCCTACTTAGTCATTTCTTGCTGTACTCACAGTTTTGGCCATCTAAGTAAGGTTCACTTCACTTTTGTATCAGTAACTCCTGCAAGAGGATGTGAAGAAAAGAGGGCTTCTATATTCACTGAGCCATCTCTGAAAGGATGACCTTTCAGCAGGGCTTGTCCATCCATCCATACCTCCCCACAAAGAGCCGTCATATCCTACACATCTTAGGACAGCAGCCAAACAACAACTATTAATTTCATCTACTCAGGCAAACAATATAGAAATGTGCTACTGATGTTCACAGATGAAAAACAACACTATGGACGTGGTCAGTCTGTGCAGTTCACAGGGTTTGTATGTAGAGAGTTTCCCTCTCCTGATGCTAGGAGAGTCAAACTATCACTCTTGTACCAATGCAATTCACATGAGACGCAAATCAGGACAAATAACGTCTGTGACTGCAGAAAAGCAGCTCCTATTTAGGGTTAATGCTTCCATGAAGATTGAATCAATGTCTCTAGATATATTAACGTTCCATTCTGATCAAATATAATATCCTGAAGATTACAGATCTCTGGGTAACAATAAGAGAATAGGAAAGCCCAGGGTCTCTAGGACTTGTGCTCTGTTAGACCTACATGAATGAATCATTTTCCACGGCCTTGTCATGAGTTATCTTCTGGATGGTTTAAAAAGGATACTATCTGGAACTTTAATGACATGGCCAATTCCCTTCCACAGTGGGGCGAGGTCACCTTTATAGCGAAGGCAGATTTCATCTCCCTGCATAAGACGCATATCTTCAAGGGAaaatgaagagagggaaaaaaattaaaagcaattaaTGTCTCAGCATGGCAGGTTGTTATCCCAGGTAATTTTTAGGTTACAGATGTTGAACTAGGCTTTTCTCTGCATATACATTTTATAGCTACTTAgtcacaaaaaaattttaaaaactcaaaatcaCCTCTCAACCAAATTATGACTAAATCCTCATTACCAGAGTCAGTCTTGGGCAACGTGAAGTAAGCGATTCTCTTCTTGTTGAGGCCCAGGTCCCATCTGACTGTGATGTTATCTTGGGTCTAATTATAAAAAAGACAAGATTCT of the Sarcophilus harrisii chromosome 1, mSarHar1.11, whole genome shotgun sequence genome contains:
- the UPF1 gene encoding regulator of nonsense transcripts 1 isoform X2, which gives rise to MVNGPDGILQNGAVDDSVAKTSQLLAELNFEEDEEDTYYTKDLPVHACSYCGIHDPACVVYCNTSKKWFCNGRGNTSGSHIVNHLVRAKCKEVTLHKDGPLGETVLECYNCGCRNVFLLGFIPAKADSVVVLLCRQPCASQSSLKDINWDSSQWQPLIQDRCFLSWLVKIPSEQEQLRARQITAQQINKLEELWKENPSATLEDLEKPGVDEEPQHVLLRYEDAYQYQNIFGPLVKLEADYDKKLKESQTQDNITVRWDLGLNKKRIAYFTLPKTDSDMRLMQGDEICLRYKGDLAPLWKGIGHVIKVPDNYGDEIAIELRSSVGAPVEVTHNFQVDFVWKSTSFDRMQSALKTFAVDETSVSGYIYHKLLGHEVEDVIIKCQLPKRFTAQGLPDLNHSQVYAVKTVLQRPLSLIQGPPGTGKTVTSATIVYHLARQGNGPVLVCAPSNIAVDQLTEKIHQTGLKVVRLCAKSREAIDSPVSFLALHNQIRNMDSMPELQKLQQLKDETGELSSADEKRYRALKRTAERELLMNADVICCTCVGAGDPRLAKMQFRSILIDESTQATEPECMVPVVLGAKQLILVGDHCQLGPVVMCKKAAKAGLSQSLFERLVVLGIRPIRLQVQYRMHPALSAFPSNIFYEGSLQNGVTAADRVKKGFDFQWPQPDKPMFFYVTQGQEEIASSGTSYLNRTEAANVEKITTKLLKAGAKPDQIGIITPYEGQRSYLVQYMQFSGSLHTKLYQEVEIASVDAFQGREKDFIILSCVRANEHQGIGFLNDPRRLNVALTRARYGVIIVGNPKALSKQPLWNHLLNYYKEQKVLVEGPLNNLRESLMQFSKPRKLVNTINPGARFMTTAMYDAREAIIPGSVYDRSSQGRPSNMYFQTHDQIGMISTGPSHVTAMNIPIPFNLVMPPMPPPGYFGQANGPAAGRGTPKGKTGRGGRQKNRFGIPGTSQANLPNSQASQDVVSQPFSQGPLTQGYISMSQPSQMSQPGLSQPELSQDSYLGDEFKSQIDVALSQDSTYQGERAYQHGGVTGLSQY